ACGTTATGATGAAGGTAAACGTAAAGGTGGTAAGAACTCACCGTTTTCAGAACTTGAGTTAGACAACAAGCGTCAAACCTACCTTTCTGCTGAAGCACAATTTAAAGCTGCAGAAGCTGATGAGATTCGATACCGCCTTGCTTATGAATCAAATATCGATGGAGTGAATACTGACGTTGCTGTTATTCAGGCAGAACTTGATGAAGCTCAATTTAACCTTGAACGAACAGAAGTAACAGCACCCGTTGATGGTGTTGTCACTCAGATGGCCTTGCGTCCTGGTGTGATGGCTGTGCCTATCCCACTGCGTCCAGCTATGACGTTTATACCTGATGAAGATCGTTATTTTGCGGGAGCATTCTGGCAAAACTCTCTACTGCGATTAAAAGAAGGTGATGAAGCAGAGTTAATTTTAGATGCGATGCCTGGGGTTGTTCATAAAGGTCGCGTTGTAAAAGTATTACCAGCAATGGCGGAAGGTGAACTGCAATTTGGCGGTTCACTGCGTTCTTCAAATGACTTGTTCAACCGTGGTAGGGCGTTAGTGCTTATTGAACTGGAGGATGAAAACGAATTACTTAGAACATTGCCAGCTGGTGTTGCAGGGCAATCGGCTATTTATACCGAGCACTTCACCCATGTATCGATTATTCGAAAAGTCTTATTGCGCATGCAAGGCTGGTTAAATTACTTATTTGCCGAAGGTCATTAGTGAGCCTTTATCTTTATAAGCGTTTGCATTTATAAGTCTTAAGTCATGGGTTTAAGATACAAAAAAGTCCGCACTAAGCGGACTTTTTATTTCAGCGTCATTTATATCAACGACCGTCAGTATAGTAGCTCAAGCTATTTCGCTTTAGGTACAGGTGGGAATTGTGCCAATATATTACTGATTGTTTTACTTGTTTGGGCAACTTTTTCATCGCCTCCCGATTCAAAATCAAACTCGTCTGTACCACGCCAAATTAACCGATTTTCTTTAGCATCAATAATATCAACCTGGATCACTTGAATTTTAGCGCTATCGCTGCCGATTGGAATTCCCATACTTGTACCGACTCCGACACCACCATGACTACCACTAGTCCCTGTGCCTAGACCGATAGAAAGCCCGGAACTTTTTGGTTTATCCTTAGTTAAAAATGCATAGCTAACTAAGAAATCACTTTGTTCTTGTTGTTCAACAAATCCTTTAGTTGTGAGTGTGGTTCTAATGTTAGCGCGAATACGTTCTGCACTGAGTTGATCGCCTTGATCTGGAGTATCAATAAAATGAAAGCTTTCAAGTTGGCTGAAATCATATTTGGTATCGTAGTCAGAATTACTGTTAGTACTCTTACAAGCGTTTAAGCAAACTATGACCATAAACAACATGAGTAATCTTATTAGCATGGCAATCTCCGTGTGTGGCTGAGTTCATCAAAAATATTCACTGTGGCAATAGATGGCTGATGTTCTGCAACGTTTTAAAGCAGCAAATTGATTATAAATTTAAGGGTATAGCTGCGGGTAGTTTAAATAGCTTAATGTAATTTTGTCGGCTAAATCAATCTTAACAGATCTTACATACTGATTTATTTGATAAATCAGTAAAGATGAATATGCCTTTTTGACAATTTAATGCTAAGTTAGAATAATAAATAACCAATAAATAGTGGGGATATGGAACAGCTCAGTTTTCTCGAAGTACCCAGTCCGTGTATAGGCGTGTGTCAAACTGATGCGCGTGGATATTGTGCGGGTTGTCTTCGAAATAGAGATGAGCGATTTAATTGGCTGCACTTTAGTGATGCACAAAAGCATAATATCATCCGCCTTTGCTTACAGCGTAAGCGTCGTAGGCAATATGCAAAATATAAAGCTCATCAAATTGCAATTAAAGAACAACAGGCTGAAGTTAATCCGCAATTGGATTTTGAACAAGGATCAGAAAAAGAAGAGAAACTCGATTTAGGGGATTTTTCTTTAGATTAAATATCAATTCACCATGTCAGCTATTTTTCATTTAACTTTTCCCGAATGTTTAATTCGATTCTAAGTCTAGCTTTGCTTTTACAAACAAATGTTCCCGAGGCCAAATTAAGGTGAATGAAGTATTATTTTCATCACTAACCAGACTCACTCTGCCTTTATGACGATGCATAATCCGCTTGATAATGGCTAAACCTAAACCATGGCCTTTATTGCCTTTATGTTGGGATTTACTGCGATAAAAAGGTTCAAAAAGTTTCTGTTGATCTTCTTGAGGTATTTCTTCGCCGTCATTGACTACCGATAAAAAAACTAATCTCTCATCAAAACTTAAATATAATTCAATACTGGTTTGAGTATAACGTTGAGCATTAGTAACAAGGTTCTGAATCGCACGTTCGACTAATGACGGCTCAGCCATGATGATCATTTCGTCTTGAGAGTAATGGAAATTAATAGGTTTATCACTGAGTGGCATTAAACGGGAAGTGAGCTCTTTTGTCATGCTAATCAGATCGCATTTTTCTAGGGTAGGTTCTTGCTGAACTTCAAGGCTTGCATAGGTAAGCAGCTCTTGCAGTAAGGTTTCC
This window of the Shewanella goraebulensis genome carries:
- a CDS encoding DUF1289 domain-containing protein — encoded protein: MEQLSFLEVPSPCIGVCQTDARGYCAGCLRNRDERFNWLHFSDAQKHNIIRLCLQRKRRRQYAKYKAHQIAIKEQQAEVNPQLDFEQGSEKEEKLDLGDFSLD
- a CDS encoding DUF4136 domain-containing protein; the protein is MLIRLLMLFMVIVCLNACKSTNSNSDYDTKYDFSQLESFHFIDTPDQGDQLSAERIRANIRTTLTTKGFVEQQEQSDFLVSYAFLTKDKPKSSGLSIGLGTGTSGSHGGVGVGTSMGIPIGSDSAKIQVIQVDIIDAKENRLIWRGTDEFDFESGGDEKVAQTSKTISNILAQFPPVPKAK
- a CDS encoding HlyD family secretion protein produces the protein MDLLLILTYTAFCVAIFKIFKIPLTKWTVPTAVLGGIVLIGTLLVLMNYNHPYTRFAREYFVSIPINPAVRGLVVEVNVKPNVPVKKGDVLFRIDPTPFIAAVKQKQAALEDAKQAVPQLKAAWDSAIAKVTQAEANRDRAKSAYERYDEGKRKGGKNSPFSELELDNKRQTYLSAEAQFKAAEADEIRYRLAYESNIDGVNTDVAVIQAELDEAQFNLERTEVTAPVDGVVTQMALRPGVMAVPIPLRPAMTFIPDEDRYFAGAFWQNSLLRLKEGDEAELILDAMPGVVHKGRVVKVLPAMAEGELQFGGSLRSSNDLFNRGRALVLIELEDENELLRTLPAGVAGQSAIYTEHFTHVSIIRKVLLRMQGWLNYLFAEGH